A genome region from Labilibaculum antarcticum includes the following:
- a CDS encoding DUF2490 domain-containing protein produces the protein MKNITQKTHYLILFLLIIANTAIAQEVENDFQSRTSFTASTKLLKNLKLSISPEFRFDDSFSLDKYLLEGKLSYSLTDNLSLGTGYRFYANERESKSTEYDNRYSFNVKYEKSYLRFEPSLKISYTNDSDDDSNGNLLRYKTELKYNIKKCKITPFAGLEAFQEVSGGDLSKMRYFLGADYKICKKNYIEASYKFDYFQNEFKNKHIVSLGYKLKF, from the coding sequence ATGAAAAATATAACACAAAAGACTCACTACCTTATTCTATTCCTTTTGATAATTGCGAACACTGCAATTGCTCAGGAAGTTGAAAATGATTTTCAAAGCAGAACCTCATTTACTGCGAGCACCAAGTTGCTTAAAAATCTGAAGTTGAGTATCAGTCCAGAATTTCGATTCGACGATAGCTTTTCTTTAGACAAATACTTACTGGAAGGAAAACTTTCTTACAGCTTAACAGATAACCTATCACTAGGAACAGGCTATCGGTTTTATGCAAATGAAAGAGAAAGCAAAAGCACCGAATACGACAATCGGTATTCATTCAATGTAAAATACGAAAAATCATACCTCCGATTCGAGCCATCGCTTAAGATTAGTTACACCAACGACTCTGATGATGATTCAAACGGTAATTTACTACGCTACAAAACCGAGTTAAAATACAACATCAAAAAATGCAAAATAACACCTTTTGCAGGTCTGGAAGCTTTTCAGGAAGTAAGCGGCGGTGACCTTAGTAAAATGCGTTATTTTCTAGGTGCGGATTATAAAATATGCAAGAAAAATTACATCGAAGCCAGTTACAAGTTCGATTACTTTCAGAATGAATTCAAAAACAAACACATTGTAAGTTTGGGTTATAAACTAAAATTTTAA
- a CDS encoding DUF4956 domain-containing protein produces the protein MLDLIQISDTITNAVPLVTEISNWEEELRFLGIKLINVGDFTELIVRFSFNTFLLFLVTHCMYAKNSSRKDFYFSYLAIGVIVFLLCFLLNSVKLELGFALGLFAIFGIIRYRTDAIPIKEMTYLFIIIGISVMNALSNKKVSYAELILTNSLIVAGLWFLEKKLMLKQEKSIKLIYEKIEFVHQNKHEEMLLDFQERTGINISRYEIEKIDFLRDVAEITLYYNINGQK, from the coding sequence ATGCTCGATTTAATTCAAATTTCAGACACCATTACAAATGCAGTACCACTCGTAACCGAAATAAGTAATTGGGAAGAGGAATTGCGTTTTTTAGGAATCAAACTAATTAATGTTGGTGATTTCACCGAACTAATCGTTCGATTCTCCTTTAACACTTTTCTACTTTTCTTGGTAACACATTGTATGTATGCGAAAAACAGCAGTCGAAAAGATTTCTATTTCAGCTATCTCGCCATTGGTGTAATCGTCTTTTTACTCTGCTTCCTTTTGAATAGTGTGAAACTGGAGTTGGGATTTGCTCTTGGTTTGTTCGCCATTTTTGGAATTATTCGTTACCGAACCGATGCCATTCCAATCAAGGAAATGACTTACCTGTTCATCATTATCGGAATATCAGTAATGAATGCCCTTTCGAATAAGAAAGTAAGTTATGCAGAACTAATACTCACCAACTCGCTCATCGTTGCAGGTCTTTGGTTTTTAGAGAAAAAACTGATGTTAAAACAAGAGAAATCGATCAAGCTCATTTATGAAAAAATTGAATTTGTTCACCAAAATAAACATGAGGAGATGCTACTTGATTTTCAGGAAAGAACAGGTATCAACATCAGTCGATACGAAATTGAAAAGATTGATTTCCTACGAGATGTAGCAGAAATAACTCTCTACTACAATATTAATGGCCAAAAGTAA